A genomic segment from Necator americanus strain Aroian chromosome III, whole genome shotgun sequence encodes:
- a CDS encoding hypothetical protein (NECATOR_CHRIII.G10982.T1) gives MAEHSTHIRHVLLYEFESGHPAAEAHRNLSQVLGTEVPSERSVRTWFQRFKAGNKELEDESCSGRPTAISFDELKNVAEQHPYESVRYFAASFGCSLSTVSNGLRSLGMVKKKRAWCAGDEMPGPFVKGEIREKKVMLSVWWGVHGIYRFELLPDHTTVTAEVYCAQLQRLADKICKEHRKLYNVRLLHDSARPHTAKKTFQKILELGWEVLPHPPYSPDLAPSYYHLFRSLQHHLEEKRYDDRDHLENDLRAFFASKSPKFYAKGIRDLVRRWQKVVDDDGDYSLNNKMF, from the exons atggccgaacattccacccatattcgacacgtactcctttacgagttcgaatctggccaccccgctgctgaagcccatcgaaacttaagtcaagtacTCGGCACTGAAGtcccttctgagcggtctgtgcgcacctggttccagcgcttcaaagccggaaacaaggaACTCGAAGATGAATCTTGCTCTGgccgaccgactgcaatatcgttcgacgaactgaagaatgtggcggagcagcatccatatgaaagtgtgcggtattttgctgccagttttggctgttcgctgtccaccgtgagcaatggactgcgatctctcggaatggtgaaaaag aaacgtgcgtggtgcgctggcgatgaaatgccgggtcctttcgtgaaaggtgaaatccgtgagaagaaggtcatgctgagcgtctggtggggagttcatggaatctaccgtttcgaactgctgccggaccacacgacagttactgctgaagtctactgcgctcaactgcaaagactggccgacaagatctgCAAGGAGCACCGGAAGCTctacaacgttcgcctgctgcacgatagcGCGCGCCCTCACACtgcgaaaaaaactttccagaaaattctggagctcggatgggaagttctaccgcacccaccgtacagcccggacctggccccgagctactaccacctcttccgatcgcttcagcatcacctggaagagaagcgctacgatgatcgtgaccacctcgaaaatgatcttcgggctttcttcgcttCCAAGTCGCCgaagttctacgccaaaggaatccgtgatcttgtgagacgttggcagaaggtcgTCGATGATGATGGAGATTATTCgttgaataataaaatgttttaa